From the genome of Deinococcus sp. AJ005, one region includes:
- a CDS encoding CopG family transcriptional regulator — translation MKTVQMTIDDALLSAVDHAAGQSQETRSAFIRVALQAELKRRQNAAMEEAHRQSFQAQPDDDAWQPARRAWGE, via the coding sequence ATGAAAACCGTGCAGATGACCATAGACGACGCCCTGCTCTCTGCGGTTGATCATGCGGCAGGCCAGAGCCAGGAGACCCGGAGTGCGTTTATCCGAGTTGCCTTGCAGGCCGAACTCAAACGCCGCCAGAACGCCGCGATGGAAGAAGCTCACCGTCAGAGCTTTCAGGCGCAGCCCGATGACGATGCCTGGCAGCCTGCCCGCCGCGCCTGGGGCGAGTGA
- a CDS encoding restriction endonuclease subunit S → MNTVLLGELGQLMQGLPHRFVPSKKTVDGEERKKTKPDGPVFYLLNIGDIAGLALRPPESQPVPLPYGTPFDKYRLQEGDVLMTIRTRPLRAAVVLDAETPMMPTQNLAVLRPRSGKVLGAYLAAYLNTPEAQVVLNEEYTQSAATPLLKLSALSGIDIPLPPLELQRQIADLALSFENEERAARSALDERRVLVQQSISQAIHQSTSKALEPQTPLPQRLP, encoded by the coding sequence ATGAACACCGTCCTACTCGGCGAACTGGGGCAATTGATGCAGGGGTTGCCGCACCGATTTGTGCCATCAAAAAAGACAGTTGACGGGGAAGAGCGCAAAAAAACCAAACCCGATGGCCCGGTGTTTTATCTGCTGAACATCGGCGACATTGCGGGGCTGGCGCTCAGGCCACCGGAAAGTCAGCCTGTGCCTTTGCCCTACGGCACGCCGTTTGACAAATACAGGCTGCAAGAGGGCGACGTGCTGATGACCATTCGCACCCGGCCTCTTAGGGCGGCGGTGGTGCTGGACGCTGAAACGCCAATGATGCCCACGCAGAATCTGGCGGTGTTGCGGCCCCGTTCGGGCAAGGTGCTGGGCGCGTATCTGGCGGCGTACCTGAACACACCCGAAGCGCAGGTGGTACTGAACGAGGAATATACCCAGAGCGCCGCCACGCCGCTGCTCAAGCTGTCGGCGCTGAGTGGGATTGATATACCTTTGCCGCCGCTGGAGTTGCAAAGACAAATTGCTGATCTGGCGCTGAGCTTTGAAAACGAGGAACGTGCCGCCCGGTCTGCGCTAGACGAGCGGCGTGTGCTGGTGCAGCAAAGCATCTCGCAGGCCATTCACCAATCCACATCTAAAGCCCTAGAACCCCAAACCCCACTACCCCAGAGGCTTCCATGA
- a CDS encoding PD-(D/E)XK nuclease family protein encodes MSALPMLVAAPFAPMSPSVAETYQLCPHKEMLNHFYVESEFNENLHKGQAFHSTVRDATRKFQVGSNWPDMDELVPMLREHLLKLPAGEVQQGHSETLEQRVNRWQDELLLCLGGFLLFAEGKVESGGLISAEEWVRLDLDHPLGKVRATGRIDLVVRVDGEICVVDIKTGKAPESYDVTSPLALALYVTAVRDKYPGQTVRAYELYPAGDLLLEYDTDNVDADLGKLVTLGQHHFVETEWPKHTGTHCNWCDHYRRCMGLDESAAD; translated from the coding sequence GTGAGCGCCCTGCCCATGCTGGTGGCCGCGCCGTTTGCGCCCATGAGTCCTTCGGTGGCCGAGACGTATCAGCTTTGCCCCCACAAAGAAATGCTGAACCACTTCTACGTGGAAAGCGAGTTCAACGAAAATCTGCACAAGGGCCAGGCATTCCACAGCACTGTGCGCGACGCGACCCGTAAGTTTCAGGTGGGCAGCAACTGGCCCGACATGGACGAGCTGGTGCCGATGCTCCGCGAACACCTGCTCAAGCTGCCCGCTGGTGAAGTCCAGCAAGGCCACAGCGAAACGCTGGAGCAGCGCGTCAACCGCTGGCAAGATGAACTGCTGCTCTGCCTGGGCGGATTTCTGCTGTTCGCCGAGGGCAAGGTGGAATCCGGTGGCCTCATCAGCGCCGAGGAGTGGGTGCGCCTTGACCTGGATCACCCGTTGGGCAAGGTGCGGGCCACGGGCCGGATTGACTTGGTGGTTCGCGTAGACGGTGAAATCTGCGTGGTGGACATCAAAACAGGCAAAGCCCCAGAAAGCTACGACGTGACCAGTCCGCTGGCGCTGGCGCTGTACGTGACCGCCGTGCGTGACAAGTATCCCGGCCAGACCGTTCGCGCCTACGAATTGTATCCGGCGGGCGATTTGCTGCTGGAATACGACACCGACAATGTGGACGCCGATCTGGGCAAGCTGGTGACACTCGGCCAGCATCATTTTGTGGAAACCGAGTGGCCCAAGCACACCGGGACGCACTGTAATTGGTGCGATCACTACCGCCGCTGCATGGGGCTGGACGAGTCAGCCGCCGACTAA
- a CDS encoding M48 family metallopeptidase, protein MPDSVKAFETLELLHGGEVITFAVVRSARRKSCSVVIDARGVHIAAPASLNLESIREALIPKLPLLLERNALYQEMLGPPRRKRQFVSGESLRLVGRPYLLRVVAGQDHPVEMHGIHIFVSAADAVGVRETLEAWYSQEAASVFAERVPLWARRLGVTPGRILIRPQKQRWGSCDAWGNLRLNWRLVMAPMSLIDYVIAHELTHLRSADHSPQFWTHLRAVMPDYLERKAQLAQVGSMYDW, encoded by the coding sequence GTGCCAGATTCGGTTAAAGCCTTTGAGACGCTGGAACTGCTCCACGGGGGCGAGGTCATCACCTTTGCCGTTGTACGGAGTGCCCGCCGCAAGTCGTGCAGCGTCGTGATAGATGCGCGGGGCGTGCATATTGCCGCGCCAGCAAGCCTGAATCTGGAGAGCATCCGCGAGGCCCTGATTCCCAAACTGCCCCTGCTGCTGGAGCGCAATGCGCTGTATCAGGAGATGCTGGGGCCACCCCGGCGCAAACGGCAGTTCGTCAGCGGCGAGAGCCTGCGACTGGTGGGGCGGCCTTACCTCTTGCGGGTAGTAGCTGGGCAGGACCACCCGGTAGAAATGCACGGCATCCATATTTTTGTGAGCGCTGCCGACGCTGTGGGCGTGCGAGAAACTTTGGAGGCGTGGTACAGCCAGGAAGCCGCGTCCGTGTTCGCTGAGCGCGTCCCACTCTGGGCCAGGCGGCTGGGCGTGACACCGGGGCGCATTCTGATCCGCCCGCAAAAGCAGCGCTGGGGCAGTTGCGACGCCTGGGGCAACCTGCGTCTCAACTGGCGGCTGGTGATGGCCCCGATGTCCCTGATTGATTACGTGATTGCCCACGAGCTGACTCACCTGCGAAGTGCCGATCACAGCCCACAGTTCTGGACGCACCTGCGGGCGGTGATGCCAGATTACCTGGAACGCAAAGCGCAACTGGCGCAGGTTGGCTCTATGTATGACTGGTAG
- the uvrB gene encoding excinuclease ABC subunit UvrB: MLNITSEFTPSGDQPTAIRSLVDGLESGLRYQTLLGATGTGKTYSVAKVIEETGRPALIMAPNKILTAQLASEFREFFPTAAVEFFISYYDYYQPEAYVPGKDLFIEKDAAINQEIERLRHSTTRSLLTRRDTIVVASVSCIYGLGDPKEYTALNLILKKGDSVSRDEILGRLIGMQYERNDIEMMPGRFRVKGEMIEVWPAYDEQPLRIELWGDDVERIAVVHPLTGDRLAELDATVVYPAKHYVSSAGNIERAIVTIQEELEQRLEYFKSTGKLLEAQRIKERTLYDLEMLKVLGYCSGIENYSRHIDGRVPGMTPYTMLDYFPDDFITFIDESHVTVPQIGGMANGDRARKQTLVDYGFRLPSAMDNRPLNAEEFMSKTGQTIYVSATPGPFEREVSDSIADQIIRPTGLVDPPVSVQPITGQIDDLLGRIRAKTAAGERTLVTTLTKRMSEDLTEYMLEKGVKARYMHSDIDSVERQVIIRDLRLGHYDVLVGINLLREGLDLPEVSLVAILDADKPGFLRSERALIQTIGRAARNLNGEVILYGDSVTPAMRSAIDETARRREKQTAYNVEHGITPTTIIKGVRNVIRGEEQPEEIGSANVGGDRDALTAQLTDLELDMWQASEDLDFEKAASLRDQIRAIEAKLQGKEFKQATVPGQKVRARGRR, from the coding sequence ATGCTCAACATTACATCCGAGTTCACGCCGTCCGGCGATCAGCCCACCGCCATTCGCTCCCTGGTGGACGGGCTGGAATCAGGACTGCGATACCAGACGCTCCTGGGGGCGACGGGCACAGGAAAAACGTACTCCGTGGCGAAAGTGATTGAGGAAACGGGCCGCCCCGCCCTGATCATGGCCCCCAACAAGATTCTGACCGCGCAACTTGCCTCCGAGTTCCGCGAGTTTTTCCCCACCGCCGCCGTCGAGTTCTTCATCAGCTACTACGATTACTACCAGCCCGAAGCCTACGTGCCGGGCAAGGACCTGTTTATCGAGAAGGACGCGGCGATCAACCAGGAAATCGAGCGGTTGCGCCACTCCACCACCCGCAGTCTGTTGACGCGGCGCGACACCATCGTCGTCGCCTCCGTCTCGTGTATCTACGGGTTGGGCGATCCCAAGGAGTACACCGCCCTCAATCTGATTCTCAAGAAGGGCGACTCGGTGAGCCGCGACGAGATTCTGGGCCGCTTGATCGGCATGCAGTACGAGCGCAACGACATCGAGATGATGCCGGGCCGTTTTCGGGTCAAGGGTGAGATGATCGAGGTCTGGCCCGCGTACGACGAGCAGCCCCTCCGCATTGAGCTGTGGGGCGACGATGTGGAGCGCATTGCGGTGGTACATCCGCTGACCGGGGACCGGCTGGCCGAACTGGACGCCACAGTGGTCTACCCAGCCAAGCATTACGTGTCCAGCGCGGGGAATATCGAGCGGGCCATCGTGACCATTCAGGAGGAGCTGGAGCAAAGGCTGGAATACTTCAAGTCCACCGGCAAGCTGCTGGAGGCGCAGCGCATCAAGGAGCGCACCCTCTACGATCTGGAGATGCTCAAGGTGCTGGGCTACTGCTCCGGCATCGAGAATTACTCGCGCCACATCGACGGGCGCGTACCCGGTATGACGCCGTACACCATGCTGGACTACTTCCCGGACGACTTCATCACCTTCATTGACGAGTCGCATGTGACCGTGCCACAGATCGGCGGGATGGCTAATGGGGACCGGGCCAGGAAGCAAACGCTGGTGGACTACGGTTTCCGCCTACCCAGCGCGATGGACAATCGCCCACTGAACGCCGAGGAATTCATGTCCAAGACCGGACAGACCATCTACGTGTCGGCCACGCCCGGCCCCTTCGAGCGCGAGGTCAGCGACAGCATTGCCGACCAGATCATCCGCCCCACCGGACTGGTGGACCCGCCCGTGAGCGTGCAGCCCATTACCGGCCAGATCGACGATCTGCTGGGGCGCATTCGCGCGAAGACGGCAGCGGGCGAGCGCACCCTGGTCACCACCCTGACCAAACGCATGTCCGAGGACCTAACCGAGTACATGCTGGAAAAGGGCGTCAAGGCGCGCTATATGCACAGCGACATCGACAGCGTGGAGCGTCAGGTCATCATCCGCGACTTGCGGCTGGGCCATTACGACGTGCTGGTGGGCATCAATCTGCTGCGCGAGGGGCTGGATTTGCCCGAAGTTTCGCTGGTGGCCATTCTGGACGCCGACAAGCCCGGCTTTCTGCGTTCGGAACGTGCGCTGATCCAGACCATTGGCCGCGCGGCGCGCAATCTGAACGGTGAGGTGATCCTGTACGGCGATTCGGTCACGCCCGCCATGCGAAGTGCCATCGACGAAACCGCCCGCCGCCGCGAGAAGCAGACCGCCTACAACGTGGAACACGGCATCACGCCCACCACGATTATCAAGGGCGTACGGAACGTCATTCGCGGTGAGGAACAGCCCGAAGAGATCGGCAGCGCGAATGTCGGGGGTGACCGCGATGCCCTGACCGCCCAGCTCACCGATCTGGAACTGGACATGTGGCAGGCGTCCGAGGATCTGGACTTCGAGAAGGCCGCGTCCTTGCGCGATCAGATCCGGGCCATTGAGGCCAAGTTGCAGGGCAAGGAGTTCAAGCAGGCGACGGTGCCGGGGCAGAAGGTGCGGGCGCGCGGACGGCGGTAG
- a CDS encoding class I SAM-dependent DNA methyltransferase, whose amino-acid sequence MTKSSAINKTNTDTPRQLDRETLERELWKAADILRGSIDSSDYKNYIFALLFLKRLSDRFEEEAQSILKKTGDLVLAYDDEDEHRFYVPKVARWDYLMSISEDIGQALNIANRTLANTNKSLLGVLDIIDFNDERRLGGKANLQNILQKLVQHFDRIPLGNDSFPKTEPDLLGRAYEFLIEKFADDAGKKGGEFYTPKTVVELLVTLLEPQQGMRVSDPACGSGGILIEAAQYVESEVYGEEGRPRDQPLNLALYGQEKNVNTWAIAKMNMLLHDYPDAEIRHGDTFADPMPDADGKKALMLFDIVAANPPFSLKQWTPDGWGGGDPFRRFTHGTPPASKGDYAFIQHMLATLQQGGRAGIITAHGVLFRGGEEERIRRSILEDDQLEAVIGLPANLFYGTGIPAAILLFNRAKPAERQRRVLFMDASKDFLPGKKQNKLQAEHIARTVAAFKAYEDVEGYSRVVTLDEIEQNDWNLNLSRYVSAAAVTEAIDLHATLKRLQELEEQRDEARAKVNGYLKALGIEV is encoded by the coding sequence ATGACCAAATCCAGCGCCATCAATAAAACCAATACGGATACCCCACGCCAGCTTGACCGCGAGACATTGGAGCGGGAGCTATGGAAAGCCGCCGACATTCTGCGCGGCAGCATTGACAGCAGCGATTACAAGAATTACATCTTCGCGCTGCTGTTTCTCAAGCGGCTGAGTGACCGTTTTGAGGAAGAGGCGCAAAGTATTCTGAAGAAAACTGGCGATCTCGTTCTCGCTTATGATGATGAGGACGAACACCGTTTTTACGTACCGAAAGTTGCCCGCTGGGACTATCTCATGAGTATCAGCGAGGATATAGGTCAAGCGTTAAACATAGCCAATCGCACGCTTGCCAATACAAATAAATCACTGCTCGGCGTGCTGGACATTATTGATTTCAACGATGAAAGGCGTTTGGGCGGCAAAGCTAATCTTCAAAACATTCTACAAAAGCTGGTACAGCACTTTGACCGAATTCCGTTAGGCAATGACAGTTTCCCAAAAACCGAACCCGATTTGCTGGGCCGCGCCTACGAATTCCTGATTGAAAAGTTTGCCGACGACGCGGGCAAAAAAGGCGGTGAGTTCTACACGCCCAAAACAGTCGTGGAACTGCTGGTCACGCTGCTGGAGCCGCAGCAGGGCATGCGCGTTAGTGATCCAGCGTGTGGCAGCGGCGGAATATTGATTGAAGCGGCGCAGTACGTGGAGAGCGAAGTGTATGGCGAGGAAGGACGCCCCCGTGACCAGCCCCTGAATCTGGCGCTGTACGGCCAGGAAAAGAACGTGAACACCTGGGCCATTGCCAAGATGAACATGCTGCTGCACGATTACCCCGACGCCGAGATTCGCCACGGCGACACCTTTGCTGACCCGATGCCCGACGCCGACGGCAAAAAAGCCCTGATGCTGTTTGACATCGTGGCGGCCAATCCGCCGTTTAGCCTCAAGCAGTGGACGCCGGATGGCTGGGGCGGGGGCGATCCGTTTCGGCGGTTCACGCACGGCACGCCGCCCGCCAGCAAGGGCGATTACGCTTTTATTCAGCACATGCTGGCAACCTTGCAACAGGGTGGCCGCGCCGGGATTATCACCGCGCATGGCGTACTCTTTCGCGGCGGCGAGGAAGAACGCATTCGGCGCAGCATTCTGGAAGATGACCAGTTAGAGGCCGTGATTGGCCTGCCCGCCAACCTGTTTTACGGCACGGGCATTCCCGCCGCCATTTTGCTGTTTAACCGCGCCAAGCCCGCCGAGCGCCAGCGCCGCGTGCTGTTTATGGACGCCAGCAAGGACTTTTTGCCGGGCAAGAAGCAGAACAAATTGCAGGCCGAGCATATTGCCCGCACGGTGGCCGCCTTCAAAGCCTATGAAGATGTGGAGGGCTACAGCCGCGTGGTGACGCTGGACGAGATTGAACAGAACGACTGGAACCTGAACCTGAGCCGTTACGTGTCTGCCGCCGCCGTGACCGAGGCCATAGATTTGCACGCCACCCTGAAGCGCTTGCAGGAGCTAGAGGAACAACGCGACGAGGCGCGGGCAAAAGTGAATGGGTATCTGAAAGCGTTGGGGATTGAGGTATGA
- a CDS encoding type I restriction endonuclease subunit R — MTFPDAPGRGKPEKQYVEDPAIATLETLGWRLTPVSEVQRVGPRSAILRDRLHAALLRLNPGLSAEALELAVRRVSARERLGLVEGNREVHGVLTHGFSVRLDDDPGGLPSRTVQLADFVDVSRNEYTLIRQFPVVGEGGRRIEFDLSLFVNGVLWAVLECKYARGDLGAALAEGHAQLSRYQALGDYVGRGAPSVFASVQVLGVLCGSEAVSLGVYGAVGASERAFAPFPEAYPQGAAWLADALGLPPGGQPNPQQILLYSVFAPENLLEFARSFTVYEVKEGRLIRKLARHQQRVAVDRVARRVLGLLPVGPEDDPAMPAEDIGKGGVIWHTQGSGKSLTMVWLAQKLRQTELRQENPNIVVVTDRVSLDSQITGVFGEAGLTLPERARTTAELRKLLGATGGVTVMTTVQKFADFMSKPGRTSGRKVFVLVDEAHRTQYGDMAQEMRKALPGATFIAFTGTPIEKRSRSTMRVFGPYIHRYTMLEAVRDKATVPIYYESRDVGGMFLANRDIDEAMERFFPEPDEREAAKRKHATLEAVAGASSRVSAIAEDIIKHFTRFIEPNGFKGQVVAASRENAVRYWKAIRDLQGPECTVVITTKANDEDSFAQFSRTAKELEKLTDDFANNPADSLKLLIVVDMLLTGFDAPLEQVMYLDRPLSQHTLLQAIARVNRTYEGKEAGFIMDYWGITQDLKEALKVFDEADVQGVMKPREDLRRELELRHRRVMRLFGTTRPPLDDALLMLDDAPTRQEFEVAYRQLAQTYNALLPEVENEGIEADFRWLSMLRHRAAQRIDRAEAADYRDMGQKVRRLIDDVVVADSVEQVLPPVDILAPDFIQQANREAEDADSEEKLQALASEIAHQARHEIMLKFPQNPAAYKTLRERLEEILEQQRLRRIDARQAVGQLKDVISSLQQVTFGRAHSRLSADAEAVYGQLSLQGVADEALATTLEQTIKKLTVVDWSHKEDVQREMRRQIKRELRAAKVSAEVLEALTAAIVDVARARFG; from the coding sequence ATGACCTTTCCCGACGCGCCGGGGCGGGGCAAGCCGGAGAAGCAGTATGTGGAAGACCCGGCCATTGCCACGCTGGAAACGCTGGGCTGGCGGCTCACGCCCGTCTCAGAGGTGCAGCGGGTGGGGCCGCGCAGCGCTATCCTGCGCGACAGGTTGCACGCGGCATTGTTGCGCCTGAATCCGGGGCTGTCGGCAGAAGCGCTGGAACTGGCGGTGCGGCGGGTGTCGGCCCGCGAACGGCTGGGGCTGGTGGAGGGCAACCGCGAGGTACACGGCGTCCTCACACACGGCTTCAGCGTGCGCCTGGACGATGACCCCGGCGGCCTGCCCAGCCGGACGGTGCAACTGGCCGATTTTGTGGACGTGTCGCGCAACGAATACACCCTGATCCGGCAATTTCCGGTGGTGGGCGAGGGCGGACGGCGCATTGAGTTTGACCTGAGCCTGTTCGTGAATGGCGTGCTGTGGGCCGTGCTGGAGTGCAAATATGCGCGGGGCGATCTGGGCGCGGCGCTGGCCGAGGGACACGCACAACTCTCGCGCTATCAGGCTTTGGGCGATTACGTGGGGCGGGGTGCGCCGTCGGTGTTCGCGTCGGTGCAGGTGCTGGGCGTGCTGTGCGGCTCGGAAGCGGTGTCGCTGGGCGTGTATGGGGCGGTGGGGGCGTCTGAGCGGGCCTTTGCGCCGTTTCCCGAAGCCTATCCGCAGGGCGCGGCGTGGCTGGCCGACGCGCTGGGATTGCCGCCGGGTGGACAGCCCAACCCGCAGCAGATTTTGCTGTATAGCGTGTTTGCCCCCGAAAACCTGCTGGAATTTGCCCGCAGTTTTACCGTGTATGAGGTCAAAGAAGGGCGGCTGATTCGCAAGCTGGCCCGGCATCAGCAGCGCGTGGCGGTAGACCGGGTGGCGCGGCGGGTGCTGGGGCTGCTGCCGGTGGGGCCGGAGGATGACCCTGCTATGCCTGCCGAGGACATTGGCAAGGGCGGCGTGATCTGGCACACCCAGGGCAGCGGCAAGAGCTTAACGATGGTCTGGCTGGCGCAAAAGCTGCGGCAAACTGAGTTGCGCCAGGAAAACCCCAATATCGTGGTGGTCACAGATCGCGTGAGCCTGGACTCGCAGATCACGGGCGTCTTCGGCGAGGCGGGCTTGACCCTGCCGGAACGCGCCCGCACGACGGCGGAACTCCGCAAGCTGCTGGGCGCAACCGGGGGCGTGACGGTCATGACCACCGTGCAAAAATTCGCCGACTTCATGAGCAAACCGGGCCGCACGTCGGGCCGCAAGGTCTTTGTGCTGGTGGACGAGGCGCACCGTACCCAGTACGGCGACATGGCGCAGGAAATGCGGAAGGCGCTGCCGGGCGCAACCTTTATTGCCTTCACGGGTACGCCGATAGAAAAGCGCAGCCGCAGCACCATGCGGGTGTTCGGGCCGTACATTCACCGCTACACCATGCTGGAAGCGGTGCGCGACAAGGCCACCGTGCCGATCTATTACGAGAGCCGCGACGTGGGCGGCATGTTCCTTGCCAACCGCGACATTGACGAGGCGATGGAACGTTTTTTCCCCGAACCCGATGAGCGCGAGGCGGCCAAGCGCAAGCACGCGACGCTGGAGGCGGTGGCCGGGGCCTCGTCGCGGGTGTCGGCCATTGCCGAGGACATCATCAAGCACTTCACGCGCTTTATTGAGCCAAACGGCTTTAAGGGGCAGGTGGTGGCAGCCTCGCGGGAAAACGCGGTGCGCTACTGGAAGGCCATCCGCGATTTGCAGGGGCCGGAATGCACCGTGGTCATCACGACAAAGGCCAACGACGAGGACAGCTTCGCGCAGTTCTCGCGCACGGCCAAGGAGCTAGAAAAACTTACCGACGACTTCGCCAACAATCCCGCCGATTCCCTCAAATTGCTGATCGTGGTGGACATGCTGCTAACGGGCTTTGACGCGCCGCTGGAACAGGTGATGTATTTGGATCGCCCGCTGTCGCAGCACACCTTGCTTCAGGCGATTGCCCGCGTCAACCGCACGTATGAGGGCAAGGAAGCCGGATTCATCATGGATTACTGGGGCATCACCCAAGACCTCAAGGAAGCCCTGAAAGTTTTTGACGAGGCCGACGTGCAGGGGGTCATGAAGCCGCGTGAAGACCTGCGCCGCGAGCTGGAGTTGCGCCACCGCCGCGTCATGCGCCTGTTTGGCACAACCCGCCCCCCGCTGGACGACGCGCTGCTGATGCTGGACGACGCCCCCACCCGCCAGGAATTTGAGGTGGCGTACAGGCAACTGGCCCAGACCTACAACGCGCTGCTGCCGGAGGTGGAGAATGAGGGCATAGAGGCGGATTTCAGGTGGCTAAGTATGCTGCGTCACCGCGCCGCCCAGCGCATTGACCGCGCCGAGGCGGCGGATTACCGCGACATGGGCCAGAAAGTGCGCCGCCTGATTGACGATGTGGTGGTGGCCGACAGCGTGGAGCAGGTCTTGCCGCCCGTAGACATCCTGGCCCCTGACTTTATCCAGCAGGCCAACCGGGAAGCCGAGGACGCTGACTCAGAAGAGAAGTTGCAGGCGCTTGCCAGCGAAATCGCCCACCAGGCCCGCCACGAGATCATGCTGAAGTTTCCGCAGAATCCGGCAGCTTACAAAACGTTGCGCGAACGGCTGGAAGAAATTCTGGAACAGCAGCGGCTACGGCGCATAGATGCCCGGCAGGCGGTGGGCCAGCTTAAAGACGTGATTTCATCGTTGCAACAAGTCACTTTTGGCCGCGCCCACTCCCGCCTGAGTGCCGACGCCGAGGCGGTGTATGGGCAACTTAGCCTTCAAGGCGTGGCAGACGAAGCGCTTGCCACTACGCTTGAGCAGACCATCAAGAAACTGACAGTGGTGGACTGGTCACATAAGGAAGATGTACAGCGAGAAATGCGGCGGCAGATCAAGCGTGAACTGCGGGCCGCCAAAGTCAGCGCCGAGGTGCTGGAAGCCCTGACCGCCGCAATCGTGGACGTGGCCCGTGCCAGATTCGGTTAA
- a CDS encoding restriction endonuclease subunit S: MSKKPTQPLPQGWEWRLFSDVVLSISGGGTPSKANPDFYTGDIPWVTVKDLTARIITDSKEKITAEAIEQSASRLIKKGSILLATRMAVGRAAIAGVDVAINQDLKAITPNEDIDSIYLYYCLLSIQSDLDHLASGSTVKGISLETLRDQLIPLPPLPVQRWIADALASVDEWLEVSAEALKVSDALTSKIADNLMEGSENAETCVLNECCTRIKVGIATSTTKHYASESDGIAMILNRSIKSNSIDRNSVEYISKAFDLENHRKRLMAGDVVVTRTGQPGLAAVVPPEMEGWQAFTTLILTPKPKMIHSEYLSEWINSVHGRIFVEQGQAGGAQKNLNAGEIEKMPVRLPDLEQQDSIINAVSESRVYKKILGSEIQQSIRLKNALLHQLLSGSLQPQGGWASVIPAAAP; this comes from the coding sequence ATGAGCAAAAAGCCGACTCAACCGTTGCCGCAAGGTTGGGAGTGGCGGCTATTTTCAGATGTTGTTCTGAGCATTTCTGGCGGTGGCACACCTAGCAAAGCAAATCCTGATTTTTACACGGGTGATATTCCGTGGGTCACGGTCAAAGACCTTACAGCAAGGATTATCACCGACTCAAAAGAAAAAATCACAGCAGAAGCGATTGAGCAGAGTGCAAGCCGACTCATCAAAAAGGGCAGCATTCTGCTTGCTACTCGGATGGCTGTTGGACGTGCCGCGATTGCGGGCGTAGATGTGGCAATCAATCAAGACCTGAAGGCAATAACACCAAATGAAGATATTGATTCTATTTATCTCTACTACTGTTTGCTGAGCATTCAATCTGATTTAGATCACCTAGCCAGCGGCTCAACTGTAAAAGGTATATCACTAGAGACTTTGCGAGATCAACTTATCCCCCTCCCGCCTTTGCCTGTGCAACGCTGGATTGCCGACGCCTTAGCGAGTGTGGACGAGTGGTTGGAGGTGAGCGCGGAGGCGTTGAAAGTCTCAGACGCTTTGACTTCCAAAATCGCAGACAATCTCATGGAAGGCAGTGAAAACGCCGAAACCTGCGTGCTTAATGAATGTTGTACCCGTATCAAAGTCGGAATCGCTACTTCCACGACTAAGCATTATGCTTCAGAATCTGACGGCATAGCAATGATCTTAAATCGCAGCATTAAGTCAAATTCAATTGATCGCAATTCGGTGGAATACATCTCCAAAGCATTTGATCTAGAAAATCACCGTAAACGTCTGATGGCGGGAGACGTAGTAGTGACACGGACAGGACAACCTGGCCTAGCTGCGGTTGTGCCGCCTGAAATGGAAGGCTGGCAAGCATTCACGACGCTCATTTTGACTCCTAAGCCCAAAATGATTCATTCGGAGTACCTGTCAGAATGGATCAATTCAGTACATGGGCGGATTTTCGTTGAGCAGGGGCAAGCGGGCGGCGCTCAGAAAAATCTTAACGCAGGAGAGATTGAGAAAATGCCTGTTCGTCTTCCTGACTTAGAGCAGCAGGATTCAATCATCAATGCAGTCTCTGAATCTCGTGTTTATAAGAAGATTCTTGGCAGCGAGATACAGCAGTCCATACGATTAAAAAATGCCCTCCTCCATCAACTGCTCTCCGGTTCTCTTCAACCTCAAGGCGGGTGGGCGTCCGTCATTCCGGCGGCGGCTCCATGA
- a CDS encoding type II toxin-antitoxin system PemK/MazF family toxin translates to MARAWRRGDICWCELDKRRPVVILTRDALIGHLNSVTVAPLTTRVRGIPSQVILEPFDGVPEHCAVSLDNLQTIPKEDLGELISSLSSFRLQEVQQAAIFALEMDTFS, encoded by the coding sequence ATGGCGCGTGCCTGGCGGCGCGGCGACATCTGCTGGTGTGAGCTGGACAAACGGCGTCCCGTGGTGATCCTGACGCGAGACGCTTTGATAGGACATCTGAACAGCGTTACGGTTGCGCCGCTGACGACACGGGTGCGCGGCATTCCTTCGCAAGTGATTCTGGAGCCGTTCGATGGCGTGCCGGAACATTGCGCGGTCAGCCTGGACAATCTTCAAACGATTCCCAAGGAAGATTTGGGCGAGTTGATCTCTTCTCTCTCCTCGTTTCGACTTCAAGAAGTGCAGCAGGCGGCCATCTTCGCGCTCGAAATGGACACCTTCAGCTAG